From Eriocheir sinensis breed Jianghai 21 chromosome 37, ASM2467909v1, whole genome shotgun sequence, one genomic window encodes:
- the LOC127008465 gene encoding uncharacterized PE-PGRS family protein PE_PGRS54-like codes for MAKATAWCLVVLAAVALVAAEADPGRPYYKRPYSYNQHGGHGSVGIGSVGHGGHSSHGQGFVGLGSVGHGGHGSSFGLGGRGSVDHLGGHGTFGHLGGRVKGVHGGKHYHPYLGGRWELLCVSPFVAAAVVYKARGGFGRHTLTALPADNTSPVRSTDRTMAKLTWCLLVLAAAALVAGEADPGHHYGKGYRRPTYYGQRQPYGSSGSFGHVSSIGHGPIHLLLLTMAKTAAVWCAVVLAAALVVAAEPGVYTSKRRLHGSGGHGGDHSLEALTNHSNEKHGAHFGGSSSFKGHSGESHSFKGHSGESHSGSGALGGASFRGSHSGTHVGGSLSGRHSPKQHSAGHADSAVLGGASFGGSHSLSGHSGAHSGSAALSRTSFGGSHSGTRGGGSFGASHSLKGHSGALSSPAAPSGTYFGGSHSGTHGGGSFGGSHSLKGHSGAHSSSAALGSGSFGGSHSGTRGGGSFGESHTLKGHSGGHFSSAALSGTSFDGSHSGTHGGGSFGGSHPLKGQSGAHSGSAALSGGSFSMSHTGSSHSGGSHSLAGHSGSHSPGSLSLRSHGGSHSAAPGGDSFSTRGSLSGSTHSLAARHFGLTHTGAKLSSSSHAAGSHSQDERGVSLGAGHLGVSHSGSSHSSSSHSLGTSKGRIAARRFGLTHFGGGHSGSLSSTSHSPSSSTSHSGKMSTDRDSSSKENGRRRGSFRRHH; via the exons ATGGCCAAGGCAACAGCGTGGTGCctggtggtgctggcggcggtGGCGCTGGTGGCGGCGGAGGCAGACCCCGGCCGCCCCTACTACAAGAGGCCCTACTCATACAACCAGCATGGCGGTCACGGCTCCGTCGGCATCGGTTCCGTAGGGCACGGCGGCCACTCTTCTCACGGTCAGGGATTCGTCGGGCTGGGCTCTGTCGGGCACGGAGGTCACGGCTCTTCCTTTGGCCTCGGCGGCCGCGGCTCCGTCGATCACCTCGGCGGCCACGGCACTTTCGGGCACCTCGGCGGCCGCGTGAAGGGCGTGCACGGCGGTAAGCACTACCACCCCTA CCTCGGGGGAAGGTGGGAGTTGCTGTGCGTGAGTCCGTTCGTGGCCGCCGCTGTAGTATATAAGGCTAGGGGAGGGTTTGGCCGACACACCTTGACTGCTTTACCTGCCGACAACACATCTCCAGTTCGTTCTACAGATAG AACTATGGCCAAGCTGACGTGGTGCCTGctggtgctggcggcggcggcgctggTGGCGGGGGAAGCAGACCCTGGCCACCACTACGGCAAGGGCTATAGGCGGCCTACCTACTACGGCCAGCGGCAACCCTACGGCAGCAGCGGCTCCTTTGGGCACGTTTCCTCCATCGGCCACGGACCT ATACATCTTCTCCTCCTGACGATGGCCAAGACAGCTGCAGTGTGGTGTGCggtggtgctggcggcggcgCTGGTGGTGGCAGCAGAACCTGGCGTGTATACCTCGAAGCGGCGACTCCACGGCAGCGGCGGCCACGGCGGCGACCACTCACTGGAGGCGTTGACCAACCACTCCAATGAGAAGCACGGCGCCCACTTTGGCGGGAGTAGCTCTTTTAAAGGCCACAGTGGCGAGAGTCACTCCTTTAAAGGACACAGCGGCGAGAGTCACTCTGGCTCTGGTGCGCTCGGTGGAGCATCCTTCAGGGGGAGTCACTCAGGAACACACGTCGGCGGCTCATTAAGCGGCAGACATTCTCCCAAACAACACAGCGCCGGACACGCTGACTCTGCTGTGCTCGGTGGAGCATCCTTCGGCGGAAGTCATTCTCTCAGTGGACACAGCGGCGCACACTCTGGCTCTGCTGCGCTCAGTAGAACCTCCTTCGGCGGAAGTCACTCAGGAACACGTGGCGGCGGCTCCTTCGGCGCAAGTCACTCTCTCAAAGGACACAGCGGCGCACTCTCTAGTCCTGCTGCGCCCAGTGGAACCTACTTCGGAGGGAGTCACTCAGGAACACATGGCGGCGGCTCCTTCGGCGGGAGTCATTCTCTCAAGGGACACAGCGGCGCACACTCTAGCTCTGCTGCGCTCGGTAGTGGTTCCTTTGGCGGGAGTCACTCAGGAACACGTGGCGGCGGCTCCTTCGGCGAGAGTCACACTCTCAAAGGACACAGTGGTGGACACTTTAGCTCTGCTGCGCTCAGTGGAACCTCCTTCGACGGGAGTCACTCAGGAACACATGGCGGTGGCTCCTTCGGCGGGAGTCACCCTCTAAAAGGACAAAGCGGCGCACACTCTGGCTCTGCTGCGCTCAGTGGCGGTTCCTTCAGCATGAGTCACACTGGCAGCAGTCACTCAGGCGGGAGTCACTCACTGGCAGGGCACAGCGGCAGTCACTCGCCGGGAAGCCTTTCTCTTCGGAGCCACGGCGGCAGTCACTCCGCTGCTCCAGGGGGGGACTCCTTCAGCACCCGTGGGAGCCTCTCTGGCAGCACCCACTCTCTTGCTGCCAGACACTTTGGACTGACCCACACTGGCGCCAAACTCTCCAGCAGCAGTCACGCCGCGGGCAGCCACTCACAGGATGAACGTGGGGTAAGTCTAGGCGCCGGTCACCTTGGAGTGAGCCACTCTGGCAGCAGTCACTCCAGCAGCAGCCACTCCCTGGGTACATCCAAGGGAAGAATTGCCGCGAGACGATTTGGACTGACCCACTTCGGCGGCGGTCATTCTGGCAGCCTCTCCAGCACCAGTCACTCTCCCAGCTCCAGCACCAGCCACAGCGGCAAGATGTCGACGGATCGTGACAGTAGCTCTAAGGAAAACGGCCGGCGCCGCGGCAGCTTCAGGCGCCACCACTAG